A single window of Paenibacillus sp. SYP-B4298 DNA harbors:
- a CDS encoding ABC transporter ATP-binding protein: MSHRVTIRKVTKKYGDHIAVNGIDFSIKEGEFFTILGPSGCGKTTLLRMIAGFNSIESGEIYFDDQVINDIPAYKRNIGMVFQNYAIFPHMTIQNNVAYGLKARRLSKKIIAERVDEMLELMHIRQYKDRDPSQLSGGQQQRVALARALVIHPVILLMDEPLSNLDAKLRIQMRIAIKKIQKDMNITTIYVTHDQEEALAMSDRVAVMNAGIVEQIGTPQEIYSKPATSFVAGFIGTSNFMQAEMLPLGDGTCTVVIEGMSSLNVPIAKERRGPVDAAIRPEDLYMTERVDGELRGVISMVTFLGDYISYEVMLNSGTVVEVNEYAKDTDHLRSMGDKVSLAFNPARLHLFDCDTKEALR; the protein is encoded by the coding sequence ATGAGCCACCGTGTTACGATTCGCAAGGTAACCAAGAAGTATGGCGACCATATTGCAGTTAACGGCATTGATTTCTCCATCAAGGAAGGTGAATTCTTCACGATTCTCGGCCCATCCGGCTGCGGCAAAACGACCCTGCTGCGCATGATCGCGGGCTTCAATTCCATCGAGAGCGGCGAGATCTACTTCGATGATCAGGTCATCAATGATATTCCAGCCTACAAGCGAAATATCGGGATGGTGTTCCAGAACTACGCCATCTTTCCCCATATGACGATTCAAAATAATGTGGCTTACGGCCTCAAGGCCCGCCGCCTCTCCAAGAAGATCATCGCCGAGCGCGTGGACGAGATGCTGGAGCTGATGCATATCCGCCAGTATAAGGATCGCGACCCGTCTCAGCTTAGCGGCGGACAGCAGCAGCGGGTCGCGCTAGCAAGGGCGCTCGTGATTCATCCCGTTATCCTGCTGATGGATGAGCCGCTGAGCAACCTGGACGCCAAGCTGCGGATTCAGATGCGTATCGCCATCAAGAAGATTCAGAAGGACATGAATATTACGACGATCTATGTGACGCATGATCAGGAGGAGGCGCTCGCGATGTCCGATCGGGTAGCGGTCATGAACGCCGGCATCGTCGAGCAGATCGGCACACCGCAGGAGATCTACTCGAAGCCGGCCACCTCCTTCGTCGCAGGCTTCATCGGGACATCCAACTTCATGCAGGCCGAGATGCTCCCGCTTGGAGACGGCACCTGTACGGTGGTCATTGAAGGCATGTCCTCGCTCAATGTGCCGATTGCCAAGGAACGTCGCGGCCCGGTTGACGCTGCTATCCGTCCCGAGGATCTGTACATGACAGAGCGTGTGGATGGCGAGCTGCGGGGTGTGATTAGCATGGTGACCTTCCTTGGCGACTATATCAGCTATGAGGTCATGCTGAACAGCGGCACGGTCGTTGAGGTGAATGAATACGCCAAGGATACGGATCATCTGCGCAGCATGGGCGATAAGGTCAGTCTGGCCTTCAACCCCGCGCGCCTGCATCTGTTCGACTGTGACACGAAGGAGGCGCTACGATGA
- a CDS encoding ABC transporter substrate-binding protein: MKRRMATLLPLLLVISMLTAACGSSNGDSAGTEGSGSLTLYYSHAADWSDPIVKEFQEKTGITVNLVGAGTGELVARIRAEQANPLGDVLWGGFVDGYAVVDDLLEPYESTELASLIPEAKSPNHTWYGFNLEPMVIVYNPKLVKDEDAPRSWEDLTDPKWKGKIAHADPVKSGSSFTAVVNMILSKPTREEGMELIKRFVDNLDGKLISSSSGTFKGVSDGEYSVGVTYEQGALKYLESGADLKIVYPSDGNTLLTSGLAIVKNAKNMENAQKFVDFLLSKETQSQIGGIYRRTVRTDVSEPEGMAPLDQLNKIPYDMEWVIANKEMITKKWKEFVVGQ; the protein is encoded by the coding sequence ATGAAAAGAAGAATGGCAACCCTGCTCCCCTTGCTGCTTGTAATCAGTATGCTGACGGCCGCCTGCGGCAGCTCCAACGGCGATTCCGCCGGTACGGAGGGCTCGGGCTCGCTCACCCTGTATTACTCACACGCAGCCGACTGGTCTGACCCGATCGTCAAGGAATTTCAGGAGAAGACCGGGATTACCGTTAATCTGGTTGGTGCAGGCACGGGAGAGCTGGTCGCCCGCATTCGGGCTGAACAGGCGAACCCGCTAGGAGATGTGCTGTGGGGCGGCTTCGTAGATGGCTATGCCGTCGTAGACGATCTGCTGGAGCCTTACGAGAGCACAGAGCTGGCTAGTCTGATCCCGGAGGCGAAGAGTCCGAACCATACCTGGTACGGGTTCAACCTGGAGCCGATGGTCATCGTCTACAATCCGAAGCTCGTCAAGGATGAGGATGCGCCTCGATCCTGGGAGGATCTGACGGATCCCAAGTGGAAGGGGAAGATCGCCCATGCCGATCCGGTGAAGTCCGGCTCCTCCTTCACGGCGGTCGTTAATATGATCCTGTCCAAGCCGACCCGCGAGGAAGGAATGGAATTGATCAAGCGGTTCGTGGATAACCTCGACGGCAAGCTGATCAGCAGCTCCTCCGGCACCTTCAAGGGCGTATCGGACGGCGAATACAGTGTCGGTGTTACCTACGAGCAAGGCGCGCTGAAATATCTCGAATCCGGGGCAGACCTCAAGATCGTCTATCCGAGCGACGGCAACACCTTGCTGACCTCTGGCCTTGCTATCGTCAAGAATGCCAAAAACATGGAGAACGCGCAAAAATTCGTTGATTTCCTGCTCAGCAAGGAGACGCAGTCACAGATTGGCGGGATCTACCGTCGCACAGTGCGGACAGATGTATCGGAACCGGAGGGCATGGCACCGCTCGATCAGCTCAACAAGATTCCGTATGACATGGAATGGGTGATTGCCAACAAAGAGATGATCACGAAGAAGTGGAAGGAATTTGTTGTCGGGCAATAA
- a CDS encoding response regulator transcription factor: MNTVVIVDDEQFVRKGLVKMMDWEALGFHVIGEADNGEDAFAIIRANKPDLVVTDIRMPAMDGLELIQAVAEDGLDTEFIIISGYNDFRYAQRAIRFGVMDYVLKPVDKEDMTEILNKLRGKLEEKRREQERQRNELGQRQIEALLRGELRGEELARWSAPWVEAGAEQYVYVLVELSSDQPWEQETASDTSQIRSKLQEVFRRTASSPLAPIIYEHRRAYGLIIPDLYWRASHHQLAGYLQEVLHQLNQEPGWQYRAYTGETIHSLEQLRHSYRSAKEAVAYRFVLHQQLLLQPADIEGISLVYKPLQEHTHRQLIEAVEENKPEQIMQSVQRIFAECVEERFSPEAIKTAIVQCVASVIKSIREFEGDDQELRHIEAIIGWHDHNITWTGLRWLFEQFMCEAAEMISGLYRTAGQRGIYKVKSYVDHHFHKNINLKSIAAQFYMNSAYLGQLFKKSYGVYFNEYLLQLRIEEAKKLLKQGDLRIYEIADRVGFNSADYFVIQFEKLEKMTPTEYRNRWK, from the coding sequence ATGAACACAGTGGTCATTGTGGACGATGAGCAATTTGTGCGTAAGGGATTAGTCAAGATGATGGATTGGGAGGCTCTGGGCTTCCATGTCATTGGTGAAGCGGACAATGGGGAGGATGCCTTCGCGATCATTCGGGCGAACAAGCCGGATCTGGTCGTCACAGACATCCGAATGCCAGCGATGGATGGGCTGGAACTCATCCAAGCGGTAGCGGAGGACGGGCTGGATACCGAATTCATCATCATTAGCGGATACAATGATTTTCGCTATGCACAGCGGGCGATCCGCTTCGGTGTGATGGATTATGTGCTCAAGCCTGTGGATAAAGAGGATATGACTGAGATACTGAACAAGCTGCGCGGCAAGCTGGAGGAGAAGCGGAGAGAGCAGGAGCGACAACGGAATGAGCTGGGCCAGCGGCAGATCGAAGCGCTGCTGCGCGGGGAGCTGCGCGGCGAAGAGCTTGCCAGGTGGAGCGCACCTTGGGTAGAGGCGGGGGCTGAGCAATATGTGTACGTTCTGGTGGAGCTGAGCAGTGACCAGCCATGGGAGCAGGAGACAGCGAGCGATACGAGTCAGATTCGCAGCAAGCTTCAGGAGGTATTCCGACGCACGGCGAGCTCGCCGCTCGCTCCGATCATCTATGAGCATCGCAGAGCCTACGGGCTGATCATCCCCGATCTGTACTGGCGAGCATCACACCATCAGTTGGCTGGCTATCTGCAGGAGGTGCTTCACCAGCTCAATCAGGAGCCGGGCTGGCAATACCGAGCGTATACGGGCGAAACCATCCATTCCCTGGAGCAGTTGCGGCATTCCTACCGAAGCGCCAAGGAGGCGGTAGCGTATCGCTTCGTTCTGCATCAGCAGCTATTACTGCAGCCGGCGGATATCGAAGGCATCTCGCTCGTGTATAAGCCTCTGCAGGAGCATACACATCGACAGTTGATCGAAGCCGTGGAGGAGAATAAGCCGGAGCAAATTATGCAGTCTGTTCAGCGTATCTTCGCCGAGTGTGTGGAGGAGCGCTTCTCACCGGAAGCGATCAAGACAGCGATCGTTCAATGCGTGGCATCGGTTATCAAGTCGATCCGGGAGTTCGAGGGTGATGACCAGGAGCTTCGGCATATAGAGGCGATCATTGGCTGGCATGATCATAATATTACCTGGACAGGGCTCAGGTGGTTGTTTGAGCAATTCATGTGTGAGGCTGCGGAGATGATCAGCGGCTTGTACCGGACGGCTGGTCAGCGGGGGATCTATAAGGTGAAGTCCTATGTCGATCATCATTTCCATAAGAACATTAATCTGAAAAGTATTGCCGCCCAATTTTATATGAACTCTGCTTATCTTGGACAGCTCTTCAAGAAAAGCTACGGCGTATACTTCAATGAATATTTGCTGCAGTTGCGGATTGAGGAGGCCAAGAAGCTGCTGAAGCAGGGCGATCTGAGAATCTATGAGATTGCTGATCGGGTAGGGTTTAATTCGGCGGATTATTTCGTCATCCAGTTCGAGAAGCTGGAGAAGATGACGCCGACAGAGTATCGGAATCGCTGGAAGTGA
- a CDS encoding sensor histidine kinase: MRLLNNVKLRNKMLAVYFLCVFAPILLTNLIFYNVIADNVRDQRIQDIDRAIAQIGNEFSQLLDDAVGLSSYFYTDFRINEILERDFVYAEDYVEAYDGYLRRVMNSYNPGAVSYQNMLIYVDNTTLLHSGNIGYLSEQIRATDWYRAAGVSAGLQPVFVRTEGGGGRFATFSLLRKLDYFPERMHKEKLLKIDFRTIDLEELFTNLNIQGDMYLINPSGYIEYTTNRELDWRASSKQRYAQPESPSTIEFALDYSDISYLQGWRIIGTVNSDEVSKEVWKTRDFILWSACLMVTLPTLIITITTRSITRRIVKILRHMKKVKSQNFEIIQEADARDEIGQLTLEFNRMTQQIKSLIQDVYLADIQKKSSELERRKAQLNALQSQVNPHFLFNALETIRMRSLLKNEEETANIIHSMAKILRSSLTWSKDRITVQEELQFIRCFLDIQKYRFEDKLDYHIQVDPDAYLCTIPKMMFLPFVENACIHGIEALKHGGVLEIQIEVIGQELVFAIRDNGVGMTMEKAEELRRYVQTDEVMGERIGIQNVIYRSKLIYGDQFRFELHSAPGDGTHVRLSIPKGDGSRRESISSHGEII, from the coding sequence ATGAGACTGCTGAATAATGTCAAGCTGCGCAACAAGATGCTGGCTGTCTATTTTCTATGTGTATTCGCGCCTATTCTGCTGACGAACCTGATCTTCTACAATGTCATTGCCGACAATGTAAGGGATCAACGAATTCAGGATATTGACCGAGCCATTGCACAGATTGGCAATGAATTCAGTCAATTGCTGGACGATGCGGTCGGGCTGTCCTCTTATTTTTACACGGATTTTCGAATCAATGAGATTCTGGAACGGGATTTTGTCTATGCAGAAGATTATGTCGAGGCCTATGACGGCTATCTGCGACGTGTCATGAACAGCTATAACCCCGGCGCGGTCTCCTATCAGAACATGTTGATTTATGTGGATAATACGACACTGCTGCATTCAGGCAATATCGGTTATCTGTCAGAACAGATTCGTGCAACGGACTGGTACCGGGCGGCGGGGGTCAGTGCCGGCTTGCAGCCTGTATTTGTACGGACGGAGGGGGGTGGCGGTCGGTTCGCGACCTTCTCCCTGCTGCGCAAGCTGGACTATTTCCCTGAGAGGATGCATAAGGAGAAGCTGCTCAAGATTGATTTCAGAACAATTGATCTGGAGGAATTGTTCACCAATCTTAACATTCAAGGTGATATGTATCTTATTAATCCGAGCGGCTATATTGAATATACGACCAATCGCGAGCTGGACTGGCGAGCCAGCAGCAAGCAGCGGTATGCTCAACCTGAATCGCCGTCCACGATCGAGTTCGCTCTCGACTACAGCGACATCAGCTATTTGCAGGGCTGGCGTATTATCGGGACGGTGAACTCAGATGAGGTGTCCAAGGAGGTGTGGAAAACCCGCGACTTTATTCTCTGGTCGGCTTGTCTGATGGTGACGCTCCCTACACTGATCATTACGATTACGACCCGTTCCATTACGCGAAGAATCGTTAAAATATTGAGGCATATGAAGAAGGTCAAGAGTCAAAACTTCGAGATTATACAGGAAGCGGATGCCCGCGACGAGATCGGCCAATTAACGCTGGAATTCAATCGGATGACCCAGCAGATCAAATCATTGATTCAGGATGTATATCTGGCAGACATTCAGAAGAAATCGTCAGAGCTGGAGCGGCGCAAGGCGCAGTTGAATGCGCTGCAGAGCCAGGTGAACCCGCATTTTCTGTTCAATGCGCTGGAGACGATCCGCATGCGCAGCCTGCTCAAGAACGAGGAGGAGACAGCTAATATTATCCATAGCATGGCGAAGATTCTCCGCAGCTCTCTGACCTGGAGCAAGGACCGAATTACAGTCCAGGAGGAGCTGCAGTTCATTCGCTGCTTTCTCGACATTCAAAAATACCGGTTCGAGGACAAGCTGGACTATCATATCCAGGTTGATCCGGATGCTTACCTGTGTACGATACCGAAAATGATGTTCCTGCCGTTTGTTGAAAATGCGTGCATTCATGGCATTGAGGCATTAAAGCACGGGGGCGTGCTGGAGATTCAAATTGAAGTTATCGGGCAGGAGCTGGTATTCGCCATCCGGGATAACGGGGTTGGCATGACGATGGAGAAGGCAGAGGAGCTGCGGCGATATGTACAGACAGATGAGGTCATGGGCGAGCGCATCGGCATCCAGAATGTCATCTACCGCAGCAAGCTGATCTATGGAGACCAGTTCCGATTCGAGCTGCATAGCGCGCCGGGTGACGGGACGCATGTTCGATTATCGATTCCCAAGGGAGATGGTTCCCGCAGAGAAAGTATATCCAGTCATGGAGAGATCATATAA
- a CDS encoding ABC transporter substrate-binding protein, whose protein sequence is MSKSKIMLLSLAAVMLLSVVTACSGTPGKDNSTASKAGSSSTGSESKGNNSATSEDKVTYTIYNGVANTKDINTNETTIGKILEDQTGVNFKLEFLVGDLNTKIGTMIASGKYPEVLIPDAAIEEVLNAGAFIPLDELIEEHAPNIKRVYGPYMEQMKGKDGKIYFLPIAVQVGDYVPDPEPAAAFWVQRRVLEEAGYPKITTLDQYMELIENYVAKHKDENLTGMVSLTHDWRFFATSNPPMHLMGYPNEGNVTVDLNSLEAKTYAGTEATYKWMKALNELNAKGLFDKASFVDNYDQYIAKLTSHKVLGFFDYRWQVQNALNLLKDAARKDPSLSQYNYFPLPVTFDENTKDAYIDPQGGLINNRGIGITVSAKDPVRIIKYFDNMLKEENQILTSWGIKGETYEVNEEGRFYRTLEQINMIDESFNEKFGFKQYGWNWPSYNANSSLSDGNAKNVLFQPEVFQMSLIDKDKEILDKYGAQTYSQMFAAPVYRPWYPAWGFAKEQNSPEQMWETSKDELTKKYFPKMVLATPDKFEAAWEEYTKEFAKLDTAGYEKWTSDEVKKRAAAAK, encoded by the coding sequence TTGAGTAAAAGCAAGATTATGCTGCTAAGTCTGGCGGCCGTCATGCTGTTATCTGTTGTGACAGCTTGTAGCGGAACCCCAGGGAAAGACAACAGTACAGCGTCCAAAGCAGGGTCATCGTCGACGGGCTCCGAATCGAAGGGTAACAATTCGGCGACCTCAGAGGATAAGGTCACCTATACGATCTATAATGGTGTGGCGAACACGAAGGACATCAATACGAACGAAACGACGATCGGCAAGATTCTTGAGGATCAGACTGGCGTCAACTTCAAGCTTGAATTTCTTGTTGGCGACTTGAATACGAAGATCGGCACGATGATCGCATCAGGCAAGTACCCTGAGGTACTGATCCCGGATGCGGCGATTGAAGAGGTTCTCAATGCAGGCGCTTTCATTCCGCTCGACGAGCTGATCGAGGAGCATGCTCCTAATATCAAGCGGGTATACGGGCCATATATGGAGCAGATGAAGGGCAAGGACGGCAAAATCTATTTCTTGCCGATCGCTGTTCAGGTAGGCGACTATGTGCCTGACCCTGAGCCAGCGGCAGCCTTCTGGGTGCAGCGCCGTGTGCTGGAGGAAGCGGGTTATCCGAAGATCACCACCCTTGATCAGTATATGGAATTAATCGAGAATTATGTGGCGAAGCACAAGGATGAGAATCTGACAGGGATGGTTTCACTGACGCATGACTGGAGATTCTTCGCCACCTCCAATCCGCCGATGCATCTGATGGGTTATCCGAATGAAGGTAATGTCACGGTCGACCTGAATTCACTGGAGGCCAAAACCTATGCAGGCACTGAGGCAACCTACAAATGGATGAAAGCGCTCAACGAGCTGAATGCTAAAGGCCTGTTCGATAAGGCATCATTCGTGGATAACTATGATCAATATATTGCGAAGCTGACCTCGCATAAGGTGCTGGGCTTCTTCGACTACAGATGGCAGGTGCAAAATGCGCTGAATCTGCTGAAGGATGCGGCGCGCAAAGACCCGTCCCTGAGCCAATACAATTACTTCCCGCTGCCGGTAACCTTCGATGAGAATACGAAGGATGCTTACATTGATCCGCAAGGCGGACTGATCAACAACCGCGGCATCGGCATTACCGTTAGCGCGAAGGACCCGGTTCGGATCATCAAATACTTCGACAACATGCTCAAGGAAGAGAATCAGATTCTGACGAGCTGGGGAATCAAAGGCGAGACCTATGAAGTGAATGAGGAAGGCCGCTTCTATCGTACTCTGGAGCAGATTAACATGATTGACGAGTCGTTCAATGAGAAATTCGGCTTCAAGCAGTATGGCTGGAACTGGCCGAGCTACAATGCGAATTCGTCGTTGTCTGATGGCAACGCCAAGAACGTATTGTTCCAGCCGGAAGTATTCCAGATGAGCCTGATCGACAAGGACAAGGAAATTCTGGACAAATACGGTGCGCAAACGTACAGCCAGATGTTCGCTGCACCTGTGTACCGTCCATGGTACCCGGCATGGGGCTTTGCGAAGGAGCAAAACTCGCCAGAGCAGATGTGGGAAACGAGCAAGGATGAGCTGACGAAGAAGTATTTCCCGAAAATGGTACTGGCGACGCCTGACAAGTTCGAGGCGGCTTGGGAGGAATATACGAAGGAATTCGCTAAGCTGGATACGGCGGGCTACGAGAAGTGGACTTCCGACGAGGTCAAGAAGAGAGCAGCAGCGGCAAAATAA
- a CDS encoding ABC transporter permease translates to METNTAPTPSSAAAAKKRSRIGVFFSKLMRQRALMLMSVPFVIWLLIFKYVPIWGWTTAFQDYKSHLSIWEQTWVGFKHFEFLFGDDRFLRVLRNTLAMSSINLVFGFVTAITLALLLNELRHMAFKRIVQTVSYLPHFISWVVAASIIQTTLAPEGILNQILLWTGVIDRGNEILFLGIPHQFWTIFGAGSIWKDVGWNTIVYLAAMTTIDPAQYEAAEMDGAGRIKKMMYITLPGIKPVIIVLLIMNIGYLMESGFEPQYLLGNGMNIDYSENIDIFVLKYGIAQSNFSLATAAGIFKTVVSFILLFSANHLAKRMGEARLF, encoded by the coding sequence ATGGAGACCAATACTGCGCCTACACCATCCAGTGCTGCGGCGGCCAAGAAGAGAAGCCGAATCGGCGTCTTCTTCTCCAAGCTGATGCGGCAGCGGGCTCTGATGCTGATGTCCGTGCCGTTTGTCATTTGGTTGCTGATATTCAAGTACGTCCCGATCTGGGGTTGGACGACAGCATTTCAGGATTATAAGTCCCATCTGAGCATATGGGAGCAGACATGGGTCGGCTTCAAGCATTTTGAGTTCTTGTTCGGCGATGATCGCTTTTTGCGCGTCCTGCGCAACACGCTCGCGATGAGCAGCATTAACCTTGTATTCGGATTTGTGACCGCCATTACGCTGGCGCTGCTGTTGAATGAGCTTCGTCATATGGCCTTTAAGCGGATCGTGCAGACGGTTAGTTATCTACCGCACTTTATCTCTTGGGTAGTTGCGGCGAGCATTATCCAGACCACCCTGGCGCCGGAAGGCATATTGAACCAGATTCTTCTCTGGACGGGTGTGATCGACAGAGGAAATGAAATCTTGTTTCTAGGCATTCCCCACCAATTCTGGACGATCTTCGGAGCAGGCTCGATCTGGAAGGATGTCGGCTGGAACACCATTGTATATTTGGCTGCGATGACGACGATCGACCCCGCTCAGTATGAGGCGGCAGAGATGGATGGCGCAGGCAGAATCAAGAAGATGATGTACATTACCTTACCTGGCATCAAGCCAGTCATTATCGTATTGCTGATTATGAATATCGGTTACTTGATGGAATCGGGCTTTGAGCCACAGTATTTGCTGGGCAATGGGATGAATATCGATTACTCTGAAAACATTGACATTTTTGTCTTGAAATACGGGATTGCGCAAAGCAACTTTTCTCTTGCGACCGCAGCGGGGATATTTAAGACGGTCGTCAGCTTCATTCTTCTGTTTTCAGCGAATCATCTTGCCAAGCGGATGGGCGAAGCCAGACTATTCTAG
- a CDS encoding carbohydrate ABC transporter permease — protein MAAKGARNTIKMPLGDRIFDLCNYGFMIILMFVTLYPFLNVLAVSLNQAQDSIKGGIYLWPRIWTLDNYAYVLKEATIFHATMISVLRTVVGTVLTVFCSAMVAYTLTKQEYVLRKFITIAFILTMYFNGGLIPTFLLMRDLDLLGSFWVYIWPGLIGVFNLIIIRSFIEGLPESILESGKIDGAGEFRTFFSIVLPLTTPVLATVALFSGVYQWNSWFDVFLYNSSDIDLSTLQYELQKILQNSNTTTSSTSGMVSGMTGGSQNMVTPLSARATMTIVASVPIIMVYPFLQKYFVKGMMVGGVKG, from the coding sequence ATGGCTGCGAAGGGTGCACGAAACACCATTAAAATGCCGCTCGGCGACAGAATATTTGATCTGTGCAACTACGGGTTCATGATTATACTGATGTTTGTTACGCTGTATCCGTTTCTTAATGTTCTGGCGGTATCACTCAATCAGGCGCAGGATTCCATCAAGGGCGGCATCTATCTGTGGCCCCGGATATGGACGCTGGATAATTACGCCTATGTTCTGAAGGAAGCGACGATCTTCCATGCCACGATGATCTCGGTGCTGCGTACTGTAGTGGGTACGGTATTAACCGTATTTTGCTCGGCGATGGTCGCTTATACGCTGACGAAACAGGAATATGTATTGCGTAAATTTATTACGATTGCCTTTATCCTGACCATGTACTTTAACGGTGGACTGATTCCTACCTTCTTGCTGATGCGTGATCTGGATCTGCTGGGCAGCTTCTGGGTGTATATCTGGCCGGGTCTGATCGGCGTGTTCAATCTGATCATTATCCGCTCCTTCATTGAAGGCTTGCCAGAGAGCATCCTGGAGTCGGGGAAGATCGACGGTGCCGGCGAGTTCCGAACCTTCTTCAGTATCGTACTGCCATTGACGACGCCAGTGTTGGCAACGGTAGCCTTGTTCTCAGGTGTCTACCAATGGAATTCATGGTTCGACGTATTCTTGTACAATTCCTCAGACATTGATCTGAGCACGCTGCAATATGAGCTGCAGAAGATCCTGCAGAACTCCAATACGACGACCAGCTCCACGAGCGGGATGGTATCGGGGATGACCGGCGGGTCGCAGAATATGGTGACACCGCTGTCCGCACGAGCCACGATGACGATTGTCGCCTCCGTGCCGATCATTATGGTCTATCCGTTCCTGCAGAAATACTTTGTTAAGGGTATGATGGTCGGTGGGGTGAAGGGCTGA
- a CDS encoding exodeoxyribonuclease III codes for MKLASWNVNGLRACVNKGFYDYFQSVDADLFCIQESKLQEGQICMELAAEYEMYWNYAVKKGYSGTAIFTRIKPLSVWYGLEQDSEEEGRIITLEFEHFYMVNVYTPNARRDLSRLELRLEWEERFRSYVKQLDERKPVILCGDLNVAHQEIDIRNAKSNHGNSGFTTEERGKMTELLNAGFIDTFRYLHPEQADAYTWWSFMPKVRERNIGWRIDYFLLSERLAPFLQSAGIDAHIMGSDHCPITLELADEMLRGCESIL; via the coding sequence ATGAAGCTTGCATCATGGAATGTCAACGGCCTGCGCGCCTGCGTGAATAAAGGATTCTACGATTACTTCCAGTCGGTGGACGCCGATCTGTTCTGCATCCAGGAATCCAAGCTTCAAGAGGGACAGATCTGTATGGAGCTGGCTGCTGAATACGAGATGTACTGGAATTATGCAGTCAAGAAGGGGTATTCCGGCACAGCGATCTTCACGCGAATCAAGCCGTTATCCGTCTGGTACGGGCTGGAGCAAGACAGCGAGGAGGAGGGAAGGATCATTACGCTCGAATTCGAGCACTTCTATATGGTGAACGTCTATACGCCGAACGCTCGGCGCGATCTGTCGCGGCTGGAGCTGCGGCTGGAATGGGAGGAGCGCTTCCGCAGCTATGTGAAGCAGTTGGATGAACGGAAGCCCGTTATACTCTGCGGCGACTTGAATGTCGCGCATCAGGAGATCGATATTCGCAATGCCAAGTCCAACCATGGCAACTCCGGCTTCACCACAGAGGAGCGGGGCAAGATGACCGAGCTGCTGAATGCCGGATTTATCGACACGTTCCGCTATTTGCACCCGGAGCAGGCAGACGCCTATACCTGGTGGTCCTTCATGCCGAAGGTACGGGAGAGGAATATTGGCTGGCGGATCGATTATTTTCTACTATCTGAGCGCCTCGCTCCGTTCTTGCAATCGGCAGGCATCGACGCGCATATTATGGGGAGCGACCATTGTCCGATTACGCTGGAGCTGGCAGATGAAATGCTAAGGGGTTGTGAATCCATCTTGTGA
- a CDS encoding AraC family transcriptional regulator: MSYNAHYPTNRALKQERIYIRYQVSEWQNSWPLHTHDGYEIYFFLQGNANFVIGNEIYVLQPGDMLLFSGDVLHRPNPAKDQPYIRSYVNFTADYIQEMAGDDLHVKLLNLFAHPNGLLLRWDEHSKEELDSHFAAMYSEREKGAAGHEFMLQSLMVQLLLKIYRKSKDVYSLLTAPAQSQKESNVSRILMYLNQNYRSTISLEELSAAMHLNKYYMCHCFKEVTGISINNYVTRKRIDEAKKLLKLSDKSVGMMSEQLGFSNPVHFSRMFKQYAGVSPQMYRKTHR, translated from the coding sequence ATGTCGTATAATGCTCATTATCCTACCAATAGGGCATTAAAGCAGGAACGAATCTACATTCGTTATCAAGTATCTGAATGGCAGAACAGTTGGCCACTCCATACACATGATGGTTATGAGATTTATTTTTTTCTGCAGGGCAACGCCAACTTTGTGATTGGCAATGAAATCTACGTGTTGCAGCCGGGGGATATGCTGTTGTTCAGCGGCGATGTGCTCCATCGTCCTAATCCGGCGAAGGATCAGCCGTATATACGAAGCTATGTCAATTTTACAGCAGACTATATTCAGGAAATGGCAGGGGATGATCTTCATGTGAAGCTGTTGAATTTGTTTGCGCACCCTAACGGACTACTGCTGCGGTGGGATGAGCATAGCAAGGAGGAATTGGACAGTCATTTTGCCGCCATGTATAGCGAACGGGAAAAGGGGGCAGCCGGACATGAATTCATGCTGCAAAGCCTGATGGTTCAACTGCTGCTCAAAATATACCGCAAGTCCAAGGATGTCTACTCGCTGCTTACGGCTCCGGCACAATCACAGAAGGAATCCAATGTAAGCCGTATCCTGATGTATCTCAATCAGAACTACAGGAGCACGATTTCGCTGGAAGAGCTGTCCGCAGCGATGCATCTGAACAAATATTATATGTGTCACTGCTTCAAGGAAGTAACAGGCATATCGATCAACAACTATGTTACCCGCAAACGGATCGATGAAGCGAAGAAGCTGCTCAAGCTCTCCGATAAGTCCGTTGGGATGATGTCCGAACAGCTCGGATTCAGCAACCCGGTTCACTTCAGTCGGATGTTCAAGCAATATGCCGGCGTATCTCCTCAGATGTATCGCAAGACGCATCGGTAA